GTGCGGGTTCACGACGATCGAGTCCGCGCGCTCCCATCCGGAGAAGAGGGGGCGGAACTCCTCGGCGACCGCGGCCGCGCCCCCGTAGGCCGCGTCGACATGCAGCCAAAGACCGTGCCGCGCGCACACGTCGGCGATCGCGGACGCCGGATCGATGCTCGTCGAGGAGGTCGTGCCCAGCGTGGCGACCACGCAGAACGGCCGGCGGCCGGCGGCGAGGTCCTCGCGGATCGCCTCCTCCAGCGCGTCGGGCCGCATCCGGTACTCGCTGTCCGCCGGAATGCGGCGCACGTTGTCCAGCCCGACCCCGGCGACCACGGCCGCCTTGTCGATCGAGGAATGGGCTTCCTCCGAGCGGTAGAGGACGAGGCCGGGCCCTCCCGCCAGCCCCCGGCGCCGCAGCTCGGGGCACTCGGCATGCCTGGCGGCGACGACGGAGAGAAGGGACGAAACGGAGGCGGTGTCGGTCAGCATGCCGTCGAACCCGGCCGGAAGGCCCAGCATCTGCCGCAGCCAGTCCACCACGGTCTGCTCCAGCTCGGTGGACGCCGGCGCGTTCCTCCAGAACATGACGTTGGAGTTCAGACCCGCGGCGAGAATCTCGCCCAGGATTCCCGGGCCGCTGGCCACCGACGAGAAGTAGGCGAGGAAGCCCGGGTGCTGCCAGTGGGTGATGTTCGGCTCGATCAGCTCGCGATAGTCATCGAGGATCCGGCCGAGTGGCTCCGGTTCCGCCGGCGGCGCGGCAGGGAGCCTGGCCGCGATCGCGCCCGGCCGGATCGGCGGTAGCACCGGATACGTCTCGACCCGCTGGAGGTAATCGGCGACCAGGTCGGCCGCACGGTGCGCGGCCGCGCGGAGATCCGAGGTGTCCATGTCGCCCAGGCCGAGCTGGGCCCGGTGCAAGAGCCGAGCGTCTTCGCCCATGGTCCCTCCAGCCGCGAGCGCGAACCCGTTTCCGCGCCCGGAAGGCGATCGCCTGACCGTGATCGTGTAGCGCTCACCGGCAGAACTTCCGTGAGATGGCGCCGATCGCCCACGATAGCGCCGTCGCCGGGAGTCTGCACCGGGCCGTGCGGCTCGAAGCGCCGCGGCGTGTCGGGTTCGTGCCGCGGAGAGCCGGAGGATCGATCCTCCGTCGGCCGTCGATCGCGCCGCGCTGGGGGCAGTGGGCGATCGGGGGAGATGCCGCAGGGCGGCCGCGAAGTCGTACGCGCGAGATGCGCTGCGGACGGCGCCTTCTCGCGGTGTCCTCCGAAAGAGCACGCAGGGGGAGGCGACGGCCGAGAAAGCTCGAAAGCGGGTGCACTCGGGGGCAAGAAACCGCCGGGAGCGCCGGCACCAGGGCGGAAGGCTGCGCCCGAGGATCGGCTTCGGGACGCCGGCACGCGCCGGCCGCGGGGCGGTGACGCCGACGGCCGGAACGCGGTCCGGCGGCGATGTCCCGGTGGGACCGATGGCGCACGGGACGGCGCACTCCGGTCGGGGCCGCGCGGACTCGGCCCGCACGCCTTCCCATGCCGCACGCGGGCGGAGCGAGAAGGCGGCCATCACCGCGGCCAGGCGATCCGGCAGCCTGCTAGACTGGCGCCATGCAAGAAGTGGTCGATCTGCGCTCCGACACCGTCACCCAGCCGGACGAGGCGATGCGCGCCGCGATGGCGGCGGCGCCGGTGGGCGACGACGTCTACGGGGAGGATCCGTCGGTCAACGCGCTCGAGGCGCGCGCCTGCGAGATCACGGGCAAGGAGGCGGCGCTCTTCGTTCCCTCCGGCTCGATGGCCAACCTGATCGCGCAGATGGTGCATGCCCGGCCGGGAGAGGCGGTTCTCGCCGGGGACGAAAGCCACTGCCTGCTGTTCGAGGGCGGGTCGGGAGCCGCCGTGGCCGGCCTGATGTATCAGGTCGTCGCCGGGATCCCGCAGCCGGGCGCGGACCGGATCGCCGACCTTCTCCGTCCCGGGGACCTCCACACGCCGCGGACCGCGCTGGTCTGGGTCGAGAACACGCACAACATGGCAGGTGGGACGGTGATCCCCGTGGAGGAACTCGAGCGGATCGCCGGGGTCTGCCGCGACGCGGGCGTGCCGCTCCACATGGACGGAGCTCGGCTGTTCAACGCGGCCGTGGCCACCGGGGTCCCGATCCGGCGGTGGGCCTCCTGCGTGGATTCCCTCTCCTTCGCCCTGTCCAAGGGGCTGGGCGCTCCGGTGGGGTCGGTTCTCTGCGGGGACGCGGCCTTCCGCGCCCGGGCGCTCCGGCTGAGGAAGATGCTCGGGGGCGGCATGCGACAGGCCGGCATCCTCGCGGCCGCCGGACTCCACGCGCTGGAGCACAACGTGGGCCGGCTCGCCGAAGACCACCGGAACGCGGCCCGCCTGGCGCGGGCGCTCGCCGGCCACCCGCGGCTGGCGATCGATCTCCAGCGCGTGCAGACCAACATCGTGATGGCGGAGGTGATCGGCGGGGAGGCGGAGGAGCTGGCCCGGCGTTGTGCGGAGCGCGGTGTGCTGTTCCACGCCCTCGGAGCCCGCCGTGTCCGGTTCGTCACCCACCTGGGCGTGTCGGCTGCGGACGTCGATCGCGCCCTGGCGGTGATCCGCGAGGCGCTCGACGACCTGCCCGGCGGATGAGGCTGGTGTAGACTCCCGAGCACGGTCCCGGCCGAGGCCGGCGCGCCGTTCCTGTCGGCGAACGCAGGAAAACCAAACCAGGAGGTAAGACGATGGCTTTCGAGCTCCCGCCCCTTCCCTACGCGTACGATGCCCTGGAGCCGTACATCGACACGCAGACCATGACGCTCCACCACGACAAGCACCACGCGGCGTACGTCAACAACACGAACAAGATCCTCGCCGATCACCCCGACCTCGCGTCGAAGCCGATCGACGAGCTGATCGCGCACCTGAACGAGCTGCCTGAATCGATCCGCACCGCCGTGCGCAACAACGGCGGCGGACACTTCAACCACACCATCTTCTGGTCGATCATGGGCCCGAACGCGGGAGGCGATCCGACCGGCCCGGTGGCCGAGGCGATCGGGAAGCGGTTCGGCAGCTTCGGCGCGTTCAAGGAGCAGTTCAACAAGGCCGGGCTCTCTCGCTTCGGAAGCGGCTGGGTCTGGTTGATCCGCACGAAGAACGGCGACCTGGAGGTCGTCAGCACGGCCAACCAGGACAGCCCGCTCACCGACGGGCACTACCCGATCATGGGCAACGACGTCTGGGAACACGCCTACTACCTCAAGTACCAGAACCGCCGCGCCGACTATCTCGAGGCGTGGTGGAACGTGGTGAACTGGGAAGCGGTCAACCGCCGCTTCGAGGAAGCGATGCGCTGACCGGGAGTCGGACGCGGCGCGCGGGCCGGGACCCGGCCGGCGCGCCGCACCGGGGCGGGGGTGACATGCCGACCACTTCCGACTTCAAGAAGAACCTGCGGATCCTGGTGGACGGCGAGCCGTACGCCATCGTCGACGTCCGCCTTCAATCGCCCACGGCCCGCGGCACGGCGACGCTCGTCCGGACGAAGCTCCGCCACCTTCTCACCGGCCAGCTCATCGACAAGACATTCAAGGCGGGGGAGTCGGTCGACTCGCCGGACCTGGTCTTCAGACCCGCGCAGTTCCTGTACGCCGACGGCGACGACCTTCACTTCATGGACGAAGAGAGCTTCGAGCAGTTTTCTCTCCCGCGGG
The DNA window shown above is from Acidobacteriota bacterium and carries:
- the efp gene encoding elongation factor P, with protein sequence MPTTSDFKKNLRILVDGEPYAIVDVRLQSPTARGTATLVRTKLRHLLTGQLIDKTFKAGESVDSPDLVFRPAQFLYADGDDLHFMDEESFEQFSLPRESLAEIAPWLVDGTSVRAVHFEGRVAAVELPKVLEVEVIETEPAVRGNTAAGKVMKRAVVAGGAEIQVPLFVEKGERIEVDPHEGRFIRRAG
- a CDS encoding low-specificity L-threonine aldolase; translated protein: MQEVVDLRSDTVTQPDEAMRAAMAAAPVGDDVYGEDPSVNALEARACEITGKEAALFVPSGSMANLIAQMVHARPGEAVLAGDESHCLLFEGGSGAAVAGLMYQVVAGIPQPGADRIADLLRPGDLHTPRTALVWVENTHNMAGGTVIPVEELERIAGVCRDAGVPLHMDGARLFNAAVATGVPIRRWASCVDSLSFALSKGLGAPVGSVLCGDAAFRARALRLRKMLGGGMRQAGILAAAGLHALEHNVGRLAEDHRNAARLARALAGHPRLAIDLQRVQTNIVMAEVIGGEAEELARRCAERGVLFHALGARRVRFVTHLGVSAADVDRALAVIREALDDLPGG
- a CDS encoding amino acid decarboxylase, with the translated sequence MGEDARLLHRAQLGLGDMDTSDLRAAAHRAADLVADYLQRVETYPVLPPIRPGAIAARLPAAPPAEPEPLGRILDDYRELIEPNITHWQHPGFLAYFSSVASGPGILGEILAAGLNSNVMFWRNAPASTELEQTVVDWLRQMLGLPAGFDGMLTDTASVSSLLSVVAARHAECPELRRRGLAGGPGLVLYRSEEAHSSIDKAAVVAGVGLDNVRRIPADSEYRMRPDALEEAIREDLAAGRRPFCVVATLGTTSSTSIDPASAIADVCARHGLWLHVDAAYGGAAAVAEEFRPLFSGWERADSIVVNPHKWMFTPFDASLLLFRRPEAFRSAFSLVPEYLRTSAGEEVRNYHEYGVQLGRRFRALKLWFVIRYFGASGMAARIREHVRLARLFASWIDGAPDWERLAPVPLATVCFRHRPPGLDAEALDAHNERLLERVNETGGVFLSHTRLAGRFTIRVSVGNPRTELRHLERCWELLRSAARSV
- a CDS encoding superoxide dismutase, which translates into the protein MAFELPPLPYAYDALEPYIDTQTMTLHHDKHHAAYVNNTNKILADHPDLASKPIDELIAHLNELPESIRTAVRNNGGGHFNHTIFWSIMGPNAGGDPTGPVAEAIGKRFGSFGAFKEQFNKAGLSRFGSGWVWLIRTKNGDLEVVSTANQDSPLTDGHYPIMGNDVWEHAYYLKYQNRRADYLEAWWNVVNWEAVNRRFEEAMR